In Paenibacillus sonchi, the genomic stretch TCAGCCTGCCAATTCTACCGCTGATTTCACCACTCTTTATCTTTTTGGCGATCGCTGTGTTCTTCAAAAATATAAGTACGGCAAGTGAATCTGTTCGCAAAAAAGAGAAGAAATTGAAGCCGAACTCCCCCGGTTTGTAGCCACTATCGCGCAAGAACTTAAAGCCACCAGAGACGTGCTGCGGATGCTTGAGGTCTACGCCAAGAATGCTGGGAGCAGTTTGCAGAGCGAATTATTTATCACTATAGCGGATATAAAGAGCGGCAATCAGGAGACGGCCCTGCTGAGGCTCGAGACACGTATTGGCAGCACGATGTTATCCGATATTGTACGGGGGTTGCTAGCCGTATTACGCGGGGATCAGGGAGTTGTCTATTTTGAAATGCTCGCACATGACTTCAAATTGGTAGAGATTCAGCGACTCAAGCTTATTGCAATGAAGCGTCCAGGCAAAGTACGTAAGTATTCATTCTATATGCTCGGCTGCTTTATGCTGATGTACATTGTCATTTTGGGCATGGAGATCATGCGGGCAATGGGCAAGTTATTCTGATGCATACCATCCAGAAGGAAAGGGGGAATGCTTGGTGTCCATCCTCCGAAGTAAGCGCGGAGAAGGTTACGTCGATGTGGTGGTGCTAGTATTGGCCGCCATGTTATGCGTAGCTCTGGCGATTAAGGTGTTTCCAGTCTTTGTTGTGAAGCATCAGTTGGACACTTTCGCCGCCGAACTAGTACGAGAAGCTGAGATATCCGGCAGAGTTGGCAGTGAGACAACAGAACGGGCTAATGAATTACACACACAAACTGGTCTATATCCTACAATAACGTGGAACAGAACCGGACAAATTCAAATTAATGAAGAAGTAACGGTAACTTTGAAAACCACTGTTAATATCGGACTATTTGGGGATTTTGGCTCCTTCCCCATTGAACTCTCCGCTAGAGCTCAAGGAAAGTCTGAGGTGTATTGGAAATGAAGTGGCTGACTAACAAATCCGGTAATGGCTTTCCGTTAGTTGTTGCCATTGTGTTGGCAATACTGATGTTTTCCTGTGTAATTTTTGAATATATGCGACTAACAATTATCGCCAGTAGTGTACGAGATGCCGTGCAAAGCTCCATTATTGCCGTGGTTGCTGAAAACTACAGTAATGTATACAGCAGCCTGCGGCAAAGTTACTCCGGCGGTTATTTACGGTCCGGAAACGAATGGCAGGAGCAGGTCTCCATAGGGCATATCTATCCTCGGCTACAACAGAATTTGGGACTGATCGAACAAGGGACACGATATGCCAAGCTAATTGGAGATCAAGCAGAATATAGTGTATCTGGATTAACCGTAACACTTATCAATGCACCGTTCGCCCCTTCCTCACCGAACACCATAGAGCAATTAACCGCTGAAGCAGTAATTCAGCTAGAGGTACCACTTTCCTTTGGCTGGGGGCATCTACCTTCTATGAAGGCAGAATTACATGTTAAAGCAGTATATATGCCTCGGTTCAACTCACAAACTCATTAAATATTTATGAGTTTGCTGATTTCATTGGAATTTACAGATTTATACAGTAAAATAGAAGAACGGGAGCCTCTTGTAGAACACTAATATGCTATAAGGAGTCGAGAACAATGAAGCGAAAGATATGGGCTTTTGCCGGAGGAATTGTGATTGTTGGCCTTATTGTCACTTTGGCAGCATGGCCAAATCAAGACAGTAGTCAGATTCCTGATTCAACAAATACTATAACCGCAGCAGATCCTTCTAAGATCAATGTTCCTGAAAAAGAGCCAAGCCCTACTAACTTCTCCCAGAATCCACGCCCAAGTTCATCCCCCATCTCTGTTACCGAAATCACCCCTCAGCCTACTATATCTGAAACTCCCATACTTCAACCGGAAAAGGAAAAGAAGAATGTTGAAGTACCTATTACCCAACCTGCAAAAACACCAAAACCTACCCAGCCTCCTAAGCCCAAAGTTAAGGCATCTACAAAACCACAATCTCCTGCTTCTAC encodes the following:
- a CDS encoding DUF6550 family protein, with the protein product MKRKIWAFAGGIVIVGLIVTLAAWPNQDSSQIPDSTNTITAADPSKINVPEKEPSPTNFSQNPRPSSSPISVTEITPQPTISETPILQPEKEKKNVEVPITQPAKTPKPTQPPKPKVKASTKPQSPASTPAYEEKTTQPNRQKDEPKAGAKNNDGKVYVPGFGWVEDQGGGTQVVETGNDGDLNKQVGDMD